TACGATCACCATCCCCTGGTCATCCGACCAGACGACATCTGGTTCTGCATTGCCCAGGGTTTTGCGACGCATGTGGGGCAGAACGTTGAAGCGCTCCGGTCGCGATTCGTCGCGCATGAAGGCAAGAAAACACTCGTTGTTGAAAGAGCAGACTTCGTTCTCGGCCAGCCGAACCCATGGCCCGAAGTCTTCGATGCTTTCTCCGCTCAGATCGGTGAACATGTGGGCGAGCTGAGGGACGTTGTCGGTGCCCGCTTCTCGACCACCACACCTACCGAGGCAGCCGCGTTCGACGTGTGCCTGATGGAAACCTTCGAGGGGTACTTCGACTATGAGGTGCGCTGCGGTTGCGGCATTCCTGAGATTACGCTGCTCGGCACCCCGGAAGACTGGGCTTCGATGATCCCGCGTGTGAAGCAGCTCGCGACCTACGGGCTCGAGGAGTGGGGTGAAACGCTCTGCGGTGTTCTGGACAAGATCCAGCGCGCTGCAGCGGGCGAGGTCGACATCGATTTCTGGCGCTCTTTCTTTCGCTACCAGAGTGGTTCGGGGCCCTCCGAGCTGACCGGCTGGATCGTTACCTTGTTCCCCTACCTGATCGTCGATTGGAGAACCAAGGCGCTTGGGCCAAACAAGTACCTGGGCAACTGGAAGGCGCACTTCGACGCTGCGAATGCGCGCACGGGATGG
This is a stretch of genomic DNA from Variovorax paradoxus. It encodes these proteins:
- a CDS encoding DUF4419 domain-containing protein, producing the protein MKKFVVSDVARGGPCETLDAQESIRSLLAKPVEDLYCAASRLVSCDTQHALVKAAHDAFYDHHPLVIRPDDIWFCIAQGFATHVGQNVEALRSRFVAHEGKKTLVVERADFVLGQPNPWPEVFDAFSAQIGEHVGELRDVVGARFSTTTPTEAAAFDVCLMETFEGYFDYEVRCGCGIPEITLLGTPEDWASMIPRVKQLATYGLEEWGETLCGVLDKIQRAAAGEVDIDFWRSFFRYQSGSGPSELTGWIVTLFPYLIVDWRTKALGPNKYLGNWKAHFDAANARTGWLRYDVPSEGPGIHAVPQALASAPLRCIDLLNGSKKELRFVAGMFGVAQDGDTGALSASFGWAVVHELAVDEAASPLAEPVPVLDEVTGQSGFH